Genomic segment of Limimonas halophila:
AGCCCGGCGACGACGAGAACACCCGCCGGCTGACGCTCGGCGACGGCAGCCAGATCGTCGAGGAACTCGTGAACAACGACGACGGCAGCCGCACCTACACCTACACGATGGTTCATCCGGGCCCGCTGCCGGTGAGCAACTACAAGGGCACCATCCACGTCGAGCCCGACGGCCAGGAGGCCGTGGTCACCTGGTCCAGCACCTTCGATCCGGTGGGCGAGGCCGAGCAGGCCCAGCAGGCCCTTCAGGACGTCTACGCCGCGGGCCTGGACAACCTGCG
This window contains:
- a CDS encoding SRPBCC family protein encodes the protein MTEVTMSRRVPAPADDVWELVGGFFRLADWHPAVSASEPGDDENTRRLTLGDGSQIVEELVNNDDGSRTYTYTMVHPGPLPVSNYKGTIHVEPDGQEAVVTWSSTFDPVGEAEQAQQALQDVYAAGLDNLRKLFSR